A single Cyclopterus lumpus isolate fCycLum1 chromosome 1, fCycLum1.pri, whole genome shotgun sequence DNA region contains:
- the LOC117734893 gene encoding LOW QUALITY PROTEIN: fibrinogen-like protein 1 (The sequence of the model RefSeq protein was modified relative to this genomic sequence to represent the inferred CDS: deleted 10 bases in 9 codons) → MGILRILIAFLLHMAATLAAPVPCEEKVIRLEAEIRRLMKVINDQHRYIQELHNSQAQQLEYIPNLHMGPENLYRDCSEVFADSNVASGLYVIRPDGSPTALSVYCDMNNGGGWTVFQRRKDGKESFDRAWVEYKHGFGDLYSPDGEFWLGNKPLHDLTSQGNYDLRINMEDFEGNQRNAEYKNFKVDDEKDQYQLHVGDYTGNAGDALADVHGRPSAGKKWTGPGSGVKFSTFDQLNGVDWKNDAKCIRHSKSGWWFSRCDSGNLNGNYYKGPYQAMADDGVVWYTWHGWWYSIKSVVMMVRAADLEHPPTSGAPLQEQLDHSKAAGRRH, encoded by the exons ATGGGAATACTGAGGATATTAATAGCCTTTCTTCTTCACATGGCTGCCACTCTGGCG gCTCCTGTGCCGTGTGAGGAGAAGGTGATCCGTTTGGAAGCGGAGATCCGGCGTCTGATGAAGGTGATCAACGACCAGCATCGCTACATCCAG GAGCTCCACAATAGCCAGGCC CAGCAGCTGGAATACATACCCAACTTACACATGGGCCCCGAGAACCTCTATAGAG ACTGCTCTGAGGTGTTTGCGGACAGTAATGTGGCCAGTGGGCTGTATGTGATACGT CCAGATGGCTCTCCCACTGCACTGAGTGTCTACTGTGACATGAACAATGGAGGAGGA TGGACTGTCTTCCAGAGGAGGAAAGACGGCAAAGAGAGCTTtgaccg AGCCTGGGTGGAGTACAAGCATGGATTTGGAGACCTCTACTCA CCCGATGGAGAATTCTGGCTGGGCAATAAACCTCTACACGATCTCACTTCACAAG GAAACTATGACCTGCGGATCAACATGGAAGACTTTGAGGGAAATCAGCGC AATGCAGAGTACAAGAACTTCAAAGTGGATGATGAAAAG GACCAGTACCAGTTACATGTGGGAGACTACACTGGGAATGCAGGGGACGCCCTGGCTGACGTCCACGGCCGCCCCTCTGCCGGGAAGAAATGGACCGGTCCAGGCAGTGGGGTCAAGTTCAGCACTTTTGACCAGCTGAATGGCGTTGAC TGGAAAAACGATGCCAAGTGTATTAGACACAGCAAGTCAGGATGGTGGTTCAGCAG GTGCGATTCAGGCAACTTGAACGGT AACTACTACAAAGGGCCGTACCAAGCAATGGCTGATGACGGGGTTGTGTGGTACACATGGCACGGTTGGTGGTACtccatcaaatctgtggtcatGATGGTACGAGCCGCTGACCTCGAGCATCCGCCCACC TCAGGCGCACCGTTGCAGGAACAACTCGACCACAGCAAAGCGGCAGGGCGACGTCATTGA